One region of Demequina sp. TMPB413 genomic DNA includes:
- a CDS encoding helix-turn-helix domain-containing protein yields MTPTDDEAEHANCDSAVTLAFTVLGKRWNGMIISALGNGASTFGGLRRAVGGISDAVLSERLAELAEAQLVVRAVSPGPPVGVSYRLTDSGERLLPILTQLGQWAAGNLSDLANP; encoded by the coding sequence ATGACGCCGACCGACGACGAGGCAGAGCACGCGAACTGCGACTCAGCGGTGACTCTCGCGTTCACGGTGCTGGGCAAGCGCTGGAACGGCATGATCATTTCGGCGCTCGGTAACGGCGCCTCCACCTTTGGTGGCCTCCGGCGTGCGGTAGGCGGCATCAGCGACGCCGTGTTGTCCGAACGGCTCGCGGAGCTTGCCGAGGCTCAACTCGTCGTTCGCGCCGTCAGCCCCGGACCGCCCGTCGGCGTTTCATACCGCCTGACCGACAGCGGCGAGCGCCTCTTGCCGATCCTTACCCAGCTCGGGCAGTGGGCGGCAGGCAATCTGTCCGACCTCGCGAATCCTTAG
- a CDS encoding TIGR03862 family flavoprotein — protein MHTARVIGGGPAGLMAAEVLARAGVSVTVHERMPSPGRKFLLAGHGGLNLTHSEDRERFVTRYGTSADRISPMLEVFGPEHLRAWCAELGEPTFVGSSGRVFPQAFRATPLFRAWLARLEELGVRIERRTLWSGWAHTPAAADDAETTRADASAGALLITDADGRVTPAAADVVIFALGGASWPHLGADGTWVDLFAERDVEVTPLRAANVGVRVDWSEVFAERFAGTPLKNVSLSVPGQSGEPRRGDAMLTRSGIEGGPVYASGAAIRDALDATAPRAASTNKAARCILEVDLRPDHSVGHVAERLRHRRPKDSTSNWLRRSIGLDPAAIGLLREASGGTLPSDADAVARLIKAVPLTVTGTMPIDRAISTAGGIAWSEVDEHLMLRRMPGTFVAGEMLDWEAPTGGYLLQASFSTGVVAARGALRWLKG, from the coding sequence ATGCATACAGCGCGCGTCATCGGTGGGGGCCCTGCGGGCCTGATGGCCGCGGAGGTGCTGGCCCGCGCGGGCGTGTCCGTCACCGTGCACGAGCGCATGCCCTCCCCCGGCCGCAAGTTCCTGCTGGCGGGCCACGGCGGGCTCAACCTCACGCACTCGGAGGATCGCGAACGCTTTGTCACGCGGTACGGCACGTCGGCCGACAGGATCTCGCCGATGCTCGAAGTGTTTGGACCCGAGCACCTCCGCGCGTGGTGTGCCGAGTTGGGCGAGCCGACGTTTGTGGGGTCGAGCGGGCGCGTGTTCCCGCAGGCGTTCAGGGCGACTCCCCTGTTCCGGGCGTGGTTGGCGCGGCTTGAGGAGTTAGGCGTGCGGATCGAGCGACGGACGCTGTGGTCGGGTTGGGCGCACACCCCCGCAGCCGCGGACGACGCCGAAACCACCCGGGCCGACGCCTCCGCCGGCGCTCTTCTCATCACCGACGCCGACGGTCGGGTCACGCCGGCCGCCGCCGATGTGGTGATCTTCGCCCTGGGAGGCGCATCGTGGCCACACCTGGGCGCTGACGGAACGTGGGTGGACCTGTTCGCCGAGCGTGATGTCGAGGTGACTCCTCTGCGAGCGGCCAACGTGGGCGTCCGTGTGGACTGGTCGGAGGTCTTTGCCGAGCGCTTCGCAGGAACGCCTCTCAAGAACGTGTCCCTATCCGTGCCGGGCCAGTCCGGTGAGCCGCGCCGAGGCGACGCCATGCTGACCCGCTCCGGGATCGAGGGCGGGCCCGTCTATGCGAGCGGTGCCGCCATCCGCGACGCGCTCGACGCCACGGCGCCCCGCGCCGCGTCTACCAACAAGGCCGCGCGATGCATCCTGGAGGTCGACCTCCGGCCGGACCACAGCGTCGGCCACGTCGCTGAGCGCTTGCGGCACCGCCGCCCCAAGGACTCGACATCAAATTGGCTGCGTCGCTCCATCGGCCTGGACCCCGCAGCCATCGGGCTGCTACGGGAGGCCAGCGGTGGCACGCTGCCTAGCGACGCCGACGCCGTGGCGCGACTGATCAAGGCCGTGCCGCTGACCGTGACAGGGACGATGCCGATCGACCGGGCGATTTCGACAGCGGGCGGCATCGCGTGGTCCGAGGTGGACGAGCACCTCATGCTGCGCCGCATGCCCGGCACGTTCGTGGCGGGCGAGATGCTCGACTGGGAGGCGCCAACGGGCGGCTACCTGCTCCAGGCCTCGTTCAGCACGGGTGTGGTCGCGGCGCGGGGCGCGTTGAGGTGGCTCAAGGGCTGA
- a CDS encoding DUF1801 domain-containing protein has protein sequence MQNCSAEVDAFMETLEHPMAELVQQIRLGFLSAVPELTEHIKWNAPSFCMAGTDRVTFNLRPTDGIHLIFHRGAKPVEDDVPFHFDDPSGLLSMITPERGQVVLADASAVKANEQALQLLVRDWVRA, from the coding sequence ATGCAGAACTGCTCCGCGGAAGTGGACGCCTTCATGGAGACACTCGAGCATCCCATGGCCGAACTCGTCCAGCAGATCCGCCTGGGATTCCTGAGCGCAGTGCCGGAACTCACCGAACACATCAAGTGGAACGCCCCGAGCTTCTGCATGGCAGGCACTGACCGCGTGACCTTCAACCTGAGGCCGACCGACGGCATCCACCTCATCTTTCACCGTGGCGCGAAGCCAGTGGAGGATGACGTGCCGTTTCACTTTGATGACCCCTCCGGCCTGCTATCCATGATCACGCCCGAACGCGGTCAGGTCGTGTTGGCCGACGCTTCGGCGGTGAAGGCGAACGAGCAGGCGCTTCAACTCCTGGTGCGCGACTGGGTGCGCGCGTAG
- a CDS encoding dihydrofolate reductase family protein translates to MSKIVVLNRVSLDGYFASNDQATWGMSWFVQDPDVEAFAHERIHSDTLLLGGQTFRGFERMWVPLLRDPNAPEPMKVVAQELTDMTKVVFSRELTSTDWDNTEFHSDGLEATAGRLREADGADLLVLGSGSIVQQLAAHDLIDEYVLIETPVIAGSGKRMFAEGHAQPLTLLTAKSFGSGNAVLHYEVQR, encoded by the coding sequence ATGAGCAAGATCGTCGTACTCAACCGCGTCTCACTCGACGGCTACTTCGCCAGCAACGACCAAGCAACCTGGGGCATGTCCTGGTTCGTCCAGGATCCGGACGTCGAGGCCTTTGCGCACGAGCGCATCCACTCGGACACCCTCCTGCTTGGCGGTCAGACATTTCGCGGCTTCGAAAGGATGTGGGTGCCGCTGCTCAGGGACCCCAACGCTCCGGAACCGATGAAGGTCGTCGCCCAAGAGCTCACCGACATGACCAAAGTGGTGTTCTCGCGTGAACTCACGTCGACCGACTGGGACAACACGGAGTTTCACAGCGATGGGCTTGAGGCCACTGCCGGGCGATTGCGCGAGGCGGACGGGGCCGACCTCCTCGTCTTGGGTAGCGGCAGCATCGTGCAGCAACTCGCCGCGCACGATCTCATTGACGAGTACGTGCTCATCGAGACTCCCGTGATCGCAGGCTCGGGCAAGCGGATGTTTGCGGAAGGGCACGCCCAGCCCCTGACGCTGCTGACCGCCAAGAGCTTCGGCTCCGGCAACGCCGTGCTGCACTACGAGGTTCAGAGGTAG
- a CDS encoding AraC family transcriptional regulator codes for MSFTLFPASPALSRDVETIRFARYEGDTSLAVTVCPNGLPGLVFSWAGDAGAIESLRTRSASLDNVPPLFLHGQGSQPSVMRFVPRPYTSIQVAFRAFGLHTIFGIDATRLVFGLLEPAAFDATELDEQLRQARDVGARIALLQEFLERRLAAGPPRDEGIENVIAHIEAHPSTVTVRDLLDVIHTSERQLQRRFAKVVGGTPKQYIRVKRVNEALRLIRSGNYGTLADVAHALNYFDQSHFIRDLRELSWATPRSLAQRVTEFHHDAGGASYEEGGFSQFVAAPPP; via the coding sequence GTGTCGTTCACCCTTTTCCCAGCGTCGCCCGCGCTGTCGCGCGATGTCGAGACAATAAGGTTCGCGCGTTACGAGGGGGACACTTCGCTCGCGGTGACGGTGTGCCCCAACGGCCTGCCAGGACTGGTCTTCAGTTGGGCCGGCGACGCCGGAGCCATCGAGAGCCTCAGAACCCGATCCGCAAGCCTCGACAACGTGCCGCCACTGTTTCTGCACGGACAGGGGTCCCAGCCGAGCGTCATGCGCTTTGTGCCGCGGCCATACACGTCGATACAGGTGGCGTTCCGCGCGTTCGGGCTGCACACGATCTTCGGGATTGACGCGACTCGCCTGGTGTTTGGCCTGCTGGAGCCTGCCGCTTTCGACGCGACAGAGCTTGACGAGCAACTCAGACAAGCACGTGACGTGGGAGCACGCATCGCCTTGCTCCAAGAGTTCTTGGAACGACGGCTCGCGGCCGGCCCACCGCGCGACGAAGGCATCGAGAACGTCATTGCACACATCGAGGCGCATCCCAGCACTGTGACGGTGCGGGACCTCCTGGACGTGATCCACACGTCGGAGCGGCAGCTGCAACGCAGGTTCGCCAAGGTCGTGGGCGGAACACCCAAGCAGTACATCCGCGTCAAGCGCGTCAATGAGGCGCTGCGCCTCATCAGGAGCGGCAACTACGGCACTCTCGCGGACGTCGCGCACGCACTCAACTACTTCGACCAGTCGCACTTCATCCGCGATCTGCGCGAGCTCTCGTGGGCGACCCCGCGCAGCCTGGCTCAGCGCGTCACCGAGTTTCATCACGACGCGGGTGGGGCCTCGTACGAGGAGGGCGGTTTTTCACAATTCGTGGCCGCGCCGCCCCCGTAG
- a CDS encoding GNAT family N-acetyltransferase → MTITIQDASARETEQLGAFVQEAFATARVSDGHERELLEQIRGDERYVPDLEVVAVEDGRVVGYAMASATTIAEGDRTWPALYLGPICTREDRRDAGLGSMLVHELLTRAERLGHGSMFLAGDTAYYPRFGFKPASAWGIRCQYDIPPELLDNIMGIEITPGALDGVTGVVTF, encoded by the coding sequence ATGACCATCACCATCCAGGATGCCTCGGCCCGTGAGACCGAGCAGTTGGGCGCCTTCGTCCAGGAGGCCTTCGCCACTGCGCGAGTGTCAGACGGTCACGAGCGGGAGTTGCTGGAGCAGATTCGCGGCGACGAGCGCTACGTGCCCGACCTGGAGGTTGTCGCCGTCGAGGACGGCCGGGTCGTTGGGTACGCCATGGCGAGCGCCACCACCATCGCGGAAGGCGATCGCACCTGGCCGGCCCTGTACTTGGGACCCATCTGCACGCGCGAAGACCGGCGTGATGCGGGCCTCGGTTCCATGCTGGTGCACGAGTTGCTGACGCGCGCCGAGCGGCTCGGCCATGGATCGATGTTTCTGGCGGGGGACACCGCCTACTACCCTCGGTTCGGCTTCAAGCCCGCCTCCGCATGGGGCATTCGGTGCCAGTACGACATCCCGCCGGAACTGCTCGACAACATCATGGGGATCGAGATCACCCCTGGTGCGCTTGATGGCGTGACCGGCGTGGTGACGTTCTAG
- a CDS encoding glutathione peroxidase: MATLADFTATTLDGRDVSLSEFDGQVVLVVNTASNCGFTPQFAGLQDLHTRFSDKGFTVLGFPCNQFGAQEPGDGAQIGDFCQANYGVTFPMFAKVDVNGRNAHPLFVWLKSQRGGRFGSAIKWNFTKYLVDRNGRVIARYGSRTEPAGLAPDIESALKA; this comes from the coding sequence ATGGCGACCCTTGCAGATTTCACCGCGACCACGCTCGATGGCCGTGACGTTTCGCTGTCGGAGTTTGACGGTCAGGTGGTGCTGGTGGTCAACACGGCGAGCAACTGCGGGTTTACGCCGCAGTTCGCGGGACTCCAGGATCTCCACACTCGCTTCTCTGACAAGGGCTTCACGGTCTTGGGCTTCCCGTGCAACCAGTTCGGGGCGCAAGAGCCGGGCGACGGGGCGCAGATTGGCGACTTCTGCCAAGCCAACTACGGCGTGACGTTTCCGATGTTCGCCAAGGTCGACGTGAACGGCCGCAACGCGCATCCGCTCTTCGTCTGGCTCAAGTCGCAAAGGGGCGGCCGGTTTGGCTCTGCCATCAAGTGGAACTTCACCAAGTACTTGGTGGACCGCAACGGTCGCGTGATCGCTCGCTACGGTTCGCGCACGGAGCCCGCTGGCCTCGCGCCGGACATCGAGAGCGCGCTGAAAGCCTAA
- a CDS encoding SGNH/GDSL hydrolase family protein — MTIRIVSIGDSFTEGMNDYLPDGTQLGWADRVAAGLAAAHPDEDVWYANLAIRGRKIESIVTEQLDAALALDPPPTHLTFNGGGNDMLRPGFSEDRMRALTSRVIDRCAALGVEVVILTGADPSDRLPAGKRMRRLGARLTEIVEDLIDGRDGVTFVDNFRVPEGRNQAWWSEDRLHLSSLGHQWIASRVLTAMGVPTQSPTAADADAVRGGIGAEARYWWTYVVPWMGRRLVGRSSGDGRQPKFPTWTRVPAA, encoded by the coding sequence GTGACCATCCGTATTGTCTCCATCGGCGACAGCTTCACCGAGGGAATGAACGACTACCTGCCCGACGGCACGCAGCTGGGATGGGCCGACAGGGTGGCGGCAGGCCTGGCCGCAGCCCATCCCGATGAGGATGTCTGGTACGCCAACCTGGCGATTCGAGGTCGCAAGATCGAGTCGATCGTCACCGAGCAGCTCGACGCCGCGCTCGCGCTCGACCCGCCTCCCACGCATCTGACCTTCAACGGCGGCGGCAACGACATGCTGCGGCCAGGGTTTTCCGAGGACCGCATGAGGGCGCTCACCTCGCGCGTCATCGACAGGTGCGCCGCCCTGGGTGTTGAGGTCGTCATTCTCACCGGCGCCGACCCCTCCGATCGGCTCCCTGCTGGCAAGCGAATGCGCAGGCTGGGCGCTCGGCTGACCGAGATCGTCGAAGACCTGATCGACGGCCGTGATGGCGTGACGTTCGTGGACAACTTCAGGGTTCCCGAGGGCCGCAACCAGGCGTGGTGGTCGGAGGACCGGCTGCACCTCAGCAGCCTTGGCCACCAGTGGATCGCCAGCCGGGTTCTCACCGCGATGGGCGTTCCCACACAGTCGCCGACGGCGGCCGACGCCGACGCTGTGCGCGGTGGAATCGGCGCCGAGGCGCGCTACTGGTGGACCTACGTCGTTCCGTGGATGGGGCGCCGTTTGGTGGGGCGGTCGTCAGGCGACGGGCGCCAGCCCAAGTTCCCCACCTGGACGAGGGTGCCCGCCGCATAG
- a CDS encoding DUF6226 family protein: protein MEQYVRPAIAPQEFRDADGRVIPYGERWGMGSPPDDTYSVLSHPERFQPLHDVARALIAYLERNYNVGVSENPGHLAALPEDYVTGTTAVRLTPTNSDATPITIAFTSHPGIVVVSGVVRVEPFPVCGCDACDATWESESDRLESEVFAIVAGGLAEHPPTMRHRSFRQTLTRADGWSSGEVNTNGFSRERQVAARERLKELGGAWAAWSPREA from the coding sequence ATGGAACAGTACGTGCGGCCAGCGATCGCGCCGCAGGAGTTTCGCGATGCCGACGGCCGCGTGATTCCCTACGGCGAGCGGTGGGGAATGGGCTCGCCCCCGGATGACACGTACTCGGTGCTGAGCCATCCGGAGCGGTTCCAGCCTCTTCACGACGTCGCACGCGCCCTCATCGCCTACCTGGAGCGCAACTACAACGTGGGGGTGAGCGAGAATCCCGGCCACCTGGCAGCCTTGCCGGAGGACTACGTGACCGGCACCACCGCGGTGCGCCTCACACCAACCAACTCTGATGCGACCCCCATCACGATCGCGTTCACCAGCCATCCCGGGATCGTGGTTGTCTCCGGAGTCGTGCGAGTAGAGCCCTTCCCTGTGTGCGGCTGCGATGCATGCGACGCCACGTGGGAGTCCGAGTCCGACCGGCTCGAAAGCGAGGTCTTCGCCATCGTGGCTGGCGGGCTCGCCGAGCACCCGCCCACCATGAGGCATCGATCATTCCGCCAGACGCTCACGCGCGCCGATGGCTGGTCCTCGGGAGAGGTCAACACCAACGGGTTCTCGCGGGAGCGGCAAGTCGCCGCGCGCGAACGCCTGAAGGAACTCGGTGGCGCCTGGGCCGCATGGAGTCCCCGCGAGGCCTAA
- a CDS encoding ABC transporter permease, translating into MTATLSVTTVDETRNTVGQASALAGLPVMARLTVRRNRVRLAVWTVVLVGMFAYIASYYQTLFPTQAALDDFAAVSNTPGIKALTGLSPAADTLGGAVWTKGWMTIALSLAIGVAFLVTRSGRADEEVGRTELLRSRMLGIHAYSSASWLVNGLLCLAVGAGIAVASAANGLDPEGTGIAGSLVFGASVTGVGLVGLGVGAVAGQIASTSRGANALASTVIIVAYVLRMMGDLGNGVLTWFSPIGWGQHMQPYAGNRWWPLVPLIVLSAALLAVAMRIESRRDHGSGLLVERAGPSEAPRRMVSPLGLGLRLQRGPIIGWTIAVVVTALLFGSIVDTMNTFMADAGGAMTDFTRGIGVDALLAMLAGMIALVSAVFATQSAVSLRTDEANGIVETQLAGALSRTAWALKRLVIPTVGSAVLLLLGGAGLGAVYGSTTGDSSQVAAMAGAALAYWPAVMILVGIAVALFGWAPSVAIPVTWGAMASMWFATMLGEVFGLPTWLLDALPFSAVPYMPLEAMSWTPLVIMTAVAAALIWTGVDRFSRRDVRPG; encoded by the coding sequence ATGACCGCCACGCTGTCCGTCACCACGGTGGACGAGACTCGGAACACGGTCGGACAGGCCAGCGCCCTCGCGGGACTTCCCGTCATGGCGCGGCTCACCGTACGGCGCAACCGAGTGCGCCTGGCCGTGTGGACGGTCGTACTCGTCGGCATGTTTGCCTACATCGCCTCGTACTACCAGACCCTCTTCCCCACGCAGGCGGCACTGGACGACTTCGCTGCCGTGTCCAACACCCCTGGCATCAAGGCCCTCACGGGGCTGTCGCCCGCAGCCGACACCTTGGGCGGCGCCGTCTGGACCAAGGGTTGGATGACCATCGCGTTGAGTCTGGCCATCGGTGTGGCCTTCCTCGTAACCCGCTCCGGCAGAGCCGACGAAGAGGTGGGACGCACCGAACTGTTGCGCTCGCGCATGCTCGGAATTCACGCCTACTCCAGTGCATCCTGGCTGGTCAACGGACTCCTGTGCCTCGCGGTCGGCGCGGGCATTGCTGTGGCGTCCGCCGCCAACGGCCTTGATCCTGAAGGCACCGGCATCGCCGGATCGCTCGTCTTCGGCGCCTCCGTCACCGGCGTCGGCCTTGTCGGCCTTGGCGTTGGCGCAGTAGCCGGTCAGATCGCCTCCACGTCGCGTGGGGCTAACGCTCTCGCGTCGACGGTGATCATCGTGGCGTACGTCTTGCGCATGATGGGCGACCTCGGCAACGGCGTGCTCACGTGGTTCTCGCCCATCGGCTGGGGCCAGCACATGCAGCCCTATGCCGGCAACCGGTGGTGGCCGCTCGTACCGCTCATCGTGCTGTCGGCGGCGCTCTTGGCTGTGGCGATGCGGATCGAGTCCAGGCGCGACCATGGTTCTGGCCTGCTCGTCGAGCGTGCCGGCCCCAGTGAGGCTCCGCGCCGGATGGTCTCGCCGCTCGGGCTTGGACTGCGTCTCCAGCGTGGACCCATCATCGGCTGGACCATCGCGGTCGTCGTGACCGCTCTGCTGTTTGGCTCGATCGTCGACACCATGAACACCTTCATGGCCGACGCTGGCGGCGCCATGACGGACTTCACTCGCGGCATAGGAGTCGACGCGCTTCTCGCGATGCTTGCCGGAATGATCGCGCTCGTCTCCGCAGTGTTCGCCACGCAGTCGGCGGTCTCGCTACGGACCGACGAGGCAAACGGCATCGTCGAAACCCAGCTCGCTGGCGCGCTGTCGCGCACCGCGTGGGCGCTGAAGCGGCTCGTCATTCCCACGGTCGGTTCGGCCGTGCTGCTGCTTCTTGGGGGTGCAGGACTCGGAGCCGTGTATGGCTCGACCACGGGTGACTCTTCGCAAGTGGCCGCGATGGCGGGCGCCGCGCTGGCGTACTGGCCGGCCGTCATGATCCTCGTAGGCATCGCAGTGGCGCTTTTCGGTTGGGCGCCAAGCGTGGCCATTCCCGTCACGTGGGGCGCGATGGCCTCGATGTGGTTCGCCACGATGCTCGGCGAGGTTTTCGGCTTGCCCACTTGGCTGCTGGACGCGTTGCCGTTCTCGGCGGTTCCGTACATGCCACTCGAGGCGATGTCGTGGACTCCGCTGGTCATCATGACCGCCGTCGCCGCGGCACTGATCTGGACCGGCGTCGACCGATTCTCGCGGCGCGACGTCCGGCCGGGTTAG
- a CDS encoding ABC transporter ATP-binding protein, translated as MSNNATESTMAIEIEGLTKNFGSVQALRGLDLTVPKGQVTGFLGPNGSGKTTTIRILLGLLKADGGRVSLLGGNPWAEAVALHRRIAYVPGDVTLWPNLTGGEAIDILVGLSGTVDPKRKALMLERFELDPTKKARTYSKGNRQKVALVAALASDAELLLLDEPTSGLDPLMEAAFTESIREAKAAGKSVLLSSHIFAEVERLADRVTIIRDGATVESGTIAELRHLTRTQVTTVVDSGASGLASLPGVHDLIDLDGQVTFAVDESALPAVLAAVAKLNPRSLVANPPSLEALFLRHYGTELAALSQGDRS; from the coding sequence ATGTCCAACAACGCAACAGAAAGCACCATGGCCATCGAAATCGAGGGCCTCACCAAGAACTTCGGCTCCGTTCAGGCCCTACGCGGCCTCGATCTCACGGTGCCCAAGGGTCAAGTGACCGGCTTCCTCGGCCCGAACGGTTCCGGCAAGACCACCACCATCCGCATCTTGCTTGGCCTCCTGAAGGCCGACGGCGGTCGCGTGTCGCTTTTGGGCGGCAACCCCTGGGCTGAGGCGGTGGCTCTCCACCGACGCATCGCCTACGTGCCCGGCGACGTCACCCTGTGGCCCAACCTCACGGGGGGTGAGGCCATCGACATCTTGGTCGGCCTGTCCGGCACGGTGGATCCCAAGCGAAAGGCGCTCATGCTTGAGCGCTTCGAGCTGGATCCCACCAAGAAGGCCAGGACCTACTCCAAGGGCAATCGCCAGAAGGTGGCACTCGTCGCAGCGCTCGCATCTGACGCAGAACTGCTGTTGCTTGACGAGCCGACCAGCGGGCTTGACCCACTGATGGAGGCCGCGTTCACGGAGTCGATCCGCGAGGCAAAGGCCGCAGGAAAGTCCGTGCTGCTATCGAGTCACATCTTTGCCGAGGTGGAGAGGCTCGCTGACAGGGTCACGATCATTCGTGACGGAGCAACCGTCGAATCCGGGACGATCGCCGAGTTGCGCCACCTCACACGGACCCAAGTGACCACGGTGGTCGACAGCGGCGCCTCCGGACTGGCGTCGCTCCCGGGCGTCCACGATCTCATCGACCTCGACGGTCAGGTGACGTTTGCGGTGGATGAGTCGGCGCTGCCAGCGGTGCTTGCCGCCGTCGCGAAGCTCAACCCCCGTTCCCTCGTGGCCAACCCACCGTCGCTCGAGGCTTTGTTCCTTCGCCACTACGGCACGGAACTGGCGGCGCTGTCCCAGGGCGACCGCTCATGA
- a CDS encoding TetR/AcrR family transcriptional regulator has protein sequence MPQQDAPHREADLTARARIREAAITCFTTDGFGASFTTIAKRAGVSPGLITHHFRSKAALREECDAEVLRRYQALKTGGVANPTGFLVDTMGDPNLMAPLLVYILRAIHAGGRSAQEFLEHLVDAARVVMKASVDAGIVRPSLNEEARLRYLITQAIGALLVELLTTPDSSPDEFFATALASQRAQALPILELFTEGLFTTRQMLDDYLDYVGDPPGTDAEADNATA, from the coding sequence GTGCCTCAGCAGGATGCGCCTCACCGCGAGGCGGACCTCACGGCGCGCGCGCGGATTCGCGAGGCAGCGATCACGTGCTTCACCACGGATGGTTTTGGCGCCTCCTTCACCACCATCGCGAAGCGTGCGGGCGTCTCCCCTGGCTTGATTACCCACCACTTCCGTTCCAAGGCGGCGCTGCGCGAGGAATGCGACGCAGAGGTACTTCGCCGCTACCAGGCGCTCAAGACCGGCGGTGTCGCCAACCCGACAGGCTTCCTGGTGGACACCATGGGGGACCCAAACCTCATGGCGCCGCTGCTGGTCTACATCCTGCGCGCGATCCACGCAGGAGGCCGCAGCGCCCAGGAGTTCCTGGAGCACCTGGTCGACGCCGCGCGAGTCGTCATGAAAGCCAGCGTCGACGCTGGCATCGTGCGCCCTTCGCTCAACGAAGAGGCCCGGTTGCGGTACCTCATCACCCAGGCCATTGGCGCCCTTCTCGTCGAGCTACTGACAACGCCGGATTCGAGCCCCGACGAGTTCTTCGCCACGGCTCTTGCCAGTCAACGCGCCCAGGCGCTTCCGATACTGGAACTCTTCACTGAAGGCCTGTTCACCACTCGCCAGATGCTTGACGACTACCTGGACTACGTGGGAGACCCTCCGGGCACGGATGCCGAAGCCGACAACGCCACCGCGTGA
- a CDS encoding TetR/AcrR family transcriptional regulator, with product MEPIPSPAPTRRRRLSPEQRLAEVIAAATRLVAERGYNGLTLQAVATACGMSVPGLLHYAGSKDGLLVAVLAHRDQVDLAVTGLDSPPRGDVSPRAMLDALVAHNAGQREIVRLYTVLNAESLNPDHPAHAYFTRRYQDAFERLSALLSAHYANAEALAHDVIAAMDGAQLQWLRFPESVDLVEAWNRQADAIFASATPARRSKM from the coding sequence ATGGAGCCCATCCCCTCCCCTGCCCCGACGCGACGGCGACGCCTGAGCCCTGAGCAGCGCCTGGCGGAGGTCATCGCGGCGGCCACTCGCCTGGTCGCCGAGCGCGGCTACAACGGGCTCACGCTGCAGGCCGTCGCCACCGCATGCGGGATGTCGGTGCCGGGACTGCTCCACTACGCGGGCAGTAAGGACGGCCTGCTGGTCGCCGTGCTGGCCCATCGCGATCAGGTGGATCTGGCGGTGACCGGACTGGACTCTCCTCCGCGTGGGGACGTGTCCCCGCGCGCCATGCTGGATGCCTTGGTCGCGCACAACGCCGGCCAGCGCGAGATCGTGCGCCTCTACACCGTGCTGAATGCCGAGTCGCTCAATCCCGATCACCCCGCTCACGCGTACTTCACCCGCCGCTACCAGGATGCGTTCGAGCGGCTGAGTGCACTACTCTCCGCGCACTACGCCAACGCCGAGGCCCTGGCTCACGATGTCATCGCCGCGATGGACGGTGCCCAGTTGCAATGGCTGCGGTTCCCCGAGTCAGTAGACCTCGTCGAGGCATGGAACCGGCAGGCAGACGCGATCTTCGCGTCTGCCACACCCGCTCGGCGCTCGAAAATGTAG